Proteins from one Candidatus Paceibacterota bacterium genomic window:
- the murF gene encoding UDP-N-acetylmuramoyl-tripeptide--D-alanyl-D-alanine ligase, with protein sequence MKNLFKKIVVSILTWEARLLLNHHNPKIITVTGSVGKTSTKDAIHTIVASKSHTRKSEKSFNSEIGVPLTILGLKNAWSNPFRWAWNIKLGFWRIFFSKNYPKILVLEVGADQKNDIKNIVSWVKPDISVITALAEVPVHVANFASPEEVWAEKGRLVEALGQDGVAILNGDDKRVLEMRNKTKSRIITYGIQDGEESFTIPDIIATKPEIAYSKEGKITGTNFKIDYKNEIHKFKIDGAFGEGHVYSLLAAASVGIALGMQMEEIQKASESIVTPPGRMRILKGIKGSTVIDDSYNSSPVAARLALKTLGEIKTTGPEGMSRRIACLGDMRELGEFAIEEHKKIGKLVKDVADILITVGPLSRFVALGSLENGMDENNIFQFENSREAGKFLQGIIKEGDIVLAKGSQNTIRMEWLVEEIMAEPERKKELLVRQDKEWQNH encoded by the coding sequence ATGAAAAATCTATTTAAAAAAATTGTAGTTTCAATACTAACTTGGGAAGCGAGACTCCTGCTTAATCATCACAATCCTAAAATTATAACGGTGACAGGAAGCGTGGGTAAGACATCGACTAAAGATGCTATACATACCATAGTCGCTTCAAAATCCCATACCAGAAAAAGTGAAAAAAGCTTCAACAGTGAGATAGGGGTACCCCTGACTATTTTAGGATTAAAAAATGCTTGGTCAAATCCGTTCAGGTGGGCATGGAACATAAAACTAGGATTTTGGAGAATTTTCTTTTCTAAGAATTATCCAAAAATTCTAGTGCTAGAAGTAGGGGCGGATCAAAAAAATGACATTAAAAATATTGTAAGTTGGGTAAAACCTGACATATCAGTAATCACCGCCTTAGCCGAAGTGCCTGTGCATGTGGCCAATTTTGCTTCGCCTGAAGAAGTGTGGGCAGAAAAAGGAAGATTAGTAGAAGCCCTAGGCCAAGACGGAGTTGCCATACTTAACGGCGATGATAAAAGAGTGTTAGAGATGAGGAATAAAACAAAATCCAGAATAATAACTTATGGCATCCAAGATGGGGAAGAAAGTTTTACAATTCCCGACATTATAGCGACCAAGCCGGAAATCGCGTATAGCAAGGAAGGTAAAATCACAGGAACAAATTTTAAAATAGATTACAAAAATGAAATACATAAGTTCAAAATAGACGGAGCTTTCGGTGAAGGGCATGTTTACTCTCTTCTCGCCGCCGCAAGCGTAGGTATCGCTCTTGGAATGCAAATGGAAGAAATACAAAAAGCTTCTGAAAGCATAGTAACTCCTCCTGGAAGAATGAGGATTTTAAAAGGAATAAAAGGAAGTACTGTTATCGATGACAGTTACAATTCTTCTCCTGTAGCAGCAAGGCTTGCTTTAAAAACACTTGGGGAAATAAAAACTACAGGGCCTGAGGGAATGTCCCGAAGGATAGCCTGTTTAGGAGATATGAGAGAGCTGGGTGAATTTGCAATAGAAGAACACAAGAAAATAGGTAAGTTAGTAAAAGATGTAGCTGATATTTTGATTACCGTAGGCCCCCTGTCACGCTTCGTCGCTCTAGGTTCTTTGGAAAATGGGATGGATGAAAATAATATTTTTCAATTTGAAAATAGTAGGGAAGCGGGCAAGTTCCTACAGGGAATAATAAAAGAAGGCGACATCGTTCTGGCTAAAGGCTCCCAAAACACCATCCGCATGGAGTGGCTAGTGGAAGAAATCATGGCGGA
- a CDS encoding penicillin-binding protein 2, with product MSHSHSIRIRVIGVTVILCALGILFRLYFLQIVYGGNFTERADRQYINTNTTPYDRGNIYFESKMGELVPGALTRSGFTLAIHPSLIENPEEMFRKLSDLVNIDRADFTARASKYDDPYEEVARKINSETAEKIKNLNLKGIVLSQEKWRFYPGNELAAQTLGFVSYNENELAGRYGLERYYEDVLRKDPSQVYNNFFAELFSNIQETVGGNSQGDLVTTIEPSTQSFLESKLSEIRDTWQSESAGGIVIDPMTGAIYAIAYNPTFDLNSFQSEKNPHIYSNPLVENVFEMGSIIKALTMASGLDSGVVKADSTYNDLGALTLNGKKISNYDGRGRGIVSMQEVLNQSLNTGATYVALKIGNEKFSEYMKSFGIGTETGIDIPNETKGLITNLESPREIEMATASYGQGIAMTPIETARALSALGNGGYLVTPHIVKRVQYDNGLFKKFTFEQGKQVISKEASTEITRMLIKVVDEALAGGKAKLEGYSIAAKTGTAQMSDEGRSGYVDGKYLHSFFGYFPAYNPKFLIFLFHTYPKGVKYASETLTEPFMEITKFLINYYEIPPDRNEKSI from the coding sequence ATGTCGCACAGCCATTCGATCCGAATACGGGTAATAGGAGTAACTGTGATTTTATGTGCCCTTGGTATACTTTTCAGGCTTTATTTCCTGCAAATAGTCTACGGCGGTAACTTTACAGAGCGAGCTGACAGGCAGTATATAAACACGAATACTACTCCCTACGATCGAGGGAATATTTACTTCGAATCCAAAATGGGAGAGCTCGTACCCGGTGCCCTCACACGTTCAGGCTTTACCTTAGCCATCCACCCATCCTTGATTGAAAATCCGGAAGAGATGTTCCGCAAACTTTCAGACCTTGTAAACATCGATCGGGCCGATTTTACGGCACGCGCTTCAAAATATGACGATCCCTATGAAGAAGTGGCGAGGAAAATAAATAGTGAGACGGCAGAAAAAATAAAAAATCTTAATTTAAAAGGCATCGTCCTCTCTCAAGAGAAATGGCGTTTCTACCCCGGCAATGAGCTCGCAGCACAGACTCTTGGTTTTGTTTCCTATAACGAAAATGAGTTGGCTGGTAGGTACGGCCTAGAAAGATACTACGAGGACGTGCTAAGAAAAGATCCGTCCCAGGTTTACAACAACTTTTTCGCTGAACTTTTTTCAAATATACAGGAAACAGTTGGCGGCAACTCACAAGGCGACCTCGTGACCACGATCGAACCTTCGACCCAATCATTCCTTGAATCCAAGCTATCAGAAATACGGGACACTTGGCAGAGCGAGAGCGCGGGGGGAATAGTGATCGACCCCATGACTGGAGCTATATATGCTATCGCTTACAACCCAACTTTCGATTTGAATAGTTTTCAGTCGGAAAAAAATCCTCACATCTATAGCAACCCCCTAGTAGAGAATGTTTTTGAAATGGGCTCCATTATAAAAGCTCTCACTATGGCAAGTGGGCTTGATTCGGGAGTAGTGAAGGCAGATAGTACTTACAACGACCTCGGAGCACTCACTTTAAACGGCAAAAAAATAAGTAACTACGATGGTAGGGGACGTGGAATAGTAAGTATGCAAGAGGTACTGAATCAATCCTTAAACACCGGAGCAACATACGTTGCCCTCAAAATAGGCAACGAAAAATTTTCTGAATATATGAAAAGTTTTGGAATCGGCACCGAAACTGGCATTGATATACCAAACGAGACCAAAGGACTCATCACAAACCTTGAAAGTCCGCGAGAAATAGAGATGGCCACAGCCTCCTACGGTCAAGGCATAGCTATGACACCGATAGAAACAGCTAGAGCACTGTCAGCGCTTGGTAATGGCGGCTACCTCGTTACTCCTCATATAGTGAAGAGGGTTCAATATGACAATGGTTTATTTAAAAAATTTACATTCGAACAAGGCAAGCAGGTGATTTCCAAAGAAGCTTCGACTGAAATCACTCGCATGCTTATAAAAGTAGTGGATGAAGCTTTAGCCGGGGGGAAAGCTAAGTTGGAAGGATATAGTATCGCGGCTAAAACCGGTACCGCTCAAATGTCGGACGAAGGCCGTTCAGGATATGTCGATGGTAAATACTTGCACTCTTTCTTTGGTTATTTTCCAGCTTATAATCCGAAGTTCTTAATATTTCTCTTCCATACATATCCAAAAGGTGTAAAATACGCTTCTGAAACACTAACTGAACCGTTCATGGAGATAACCAAATTTTTAATTAATTATTACGAAATTCCACCCGATAGAAATGAAAAATCTATTTAA
- the rsmH gene encoding 16S rRNA (cytosine(1402)-N(4))-methyltransferase RsmH, which translates to MTHIPVLLKESLEILNIEEGDIYLDATLGNGGHSEEVWKRFPKKVTLAGIDADSDAVEVAKTRLELLEARPKLAVLNFRNIDKVTEILEIGNPDKILFDLGWNRSQFEAPAGGVGRGFSFQKDEPLLMTFSTDSKGAPFTAETIVNEWQEENLATVIESYGEEKFARHIAKTIVEKRTVGKIKTTGELVQIIKQATPTWYHFRRIHPATRTFQALRIAVNDELRALEEGLSKAFEILKPGGRIAVISFHSLEDRIVKRLWKELREKEGANILNKRPIIASEEEIKENPRARSAKLRAIEKI; encoded by the coding sequence ATGACTCACATACCTGTTCTTTTAAAAGAATCCTTGGAGATTCTAAACATAGAGGAAGGCGATATTTACCTCGACGCCACCCTCGGCAATGGCGGCCATAGCGAAGAGGTATGGAAAAGATTCCCCAAAAAAGTGACACTCGCAGGAATCGATGCCGATAGCGACGCAGTAGAAGTAGCCAAAACAAGATTAGAACTCTTGGAAGCAAGGCCGAAGCTTGCGGTGCTGAATTTCAGAAACATCGATAAGGTTACTGAGATTTTAGAAATTGGAAATCCCGATAAAATACTTTTTGATCTCGGATGGAACAGGAGCCAATTTGAGGCGCCAGCTGGCGGAGTGGGTAGGGGATTCAGTTTTCAGAAGGACGAACCTCTACTCATGACCTTTTCTACCGACTCAAAAGGAGCCCCGTTCACAGCAGAAACAATCGTGAACGAGTGGCAGGAAGAAAATTTGGCGACCGTCATCGAAAGTTACGGTGAAGAAAAATTTGCCAGGCACATCGCCAAAACAATCGTCGAGAAAAGAACGGTCGGAAAAATAAAGACAACAGGAGAATTAGTACAGATTATAAAACAAGCCACCCCTACTTGGTATCACTTTAGGAGAATCCACCCAGCTACTCGCACCTTCCAAGCTTTGAGAATAGCGGTGAACGATGAATTGCGAGCATTGGAGGAAGGATTGTCGAAGGCTTTCGAAATTTTGAAACCAGGAGGAAGGATCGCTGTCATTTCTTTCCATAGCTTGGAGGACAGAATAGTCAAAAGATTATGGAAAGAGTTGAGAGAAAAAGAAGGGGCAAATATTTTAAATAAGAGACCGATTATAGCAAGTGAGGAAGAAATAAAAGAGAATCCACGAGCAAGAAGTGCCAAACTAAGAGCAATAGAAAAAATATGA
- the mraZ gene encoding division/cell wall cluster transcriptional repressor MraZ has protein sequence MLIGEYTHTIDDKNRVSLPAKFRGILGKKLVVTPGLDNCLFTFTAKEWERVAKKLSENASMLSSDMRSFTRYMFAGAYEAEVDSIGRILIPDFLRDRAGLRGKVVMIGVQNRVEIWGEKNWQQYRKVVEKEALGLAEKLSGLGIM, from the coding sequence ATGCTGATAGGTGAATACACTCACACCATAGACGATAAAAACAGAGTGTCTTTACCTGCTAAGTTTCGAGGGATTTTAGGAAAGAAACTGGTAGTCACCCCAGGCTTGGATAACTGCCTTTTTACATTCACCGCCAAAGAATGGGAAAGGGTAGCCAAAAAACTTTCAGAAAATGCGTCGATGCTCTCAAGTGATATGCGTAGCTTCACCCGCTATATGTTTGCTGGAGCTTACGAAGCAGAGGTCGATTCGATAGGCAGGATCCTTATCCCTGACTTCCTTCGAGACAGAGCTGGACTCAGAGGCAAAGTGGTGATGATAGGAGTCCAGAATCGAGTCGAAATATGGGGTGAGAAGAATTGGCAACAGTATCGCAAGGTTGTCGAGAAAGAAGCTCTCGGCCTGGCCGAGAAACTTTCGGGGCTTGGAATTATGTGA
- the lysS gene encoding lysine--tRNA ligase encodes MRLDIDKVNLSDKNWTELAVEKVLEIFPKETIYTCAAGISPSGTVHFGNFRDVVTSYAVFEALKNKGFITRCIFSWDNFDRLRKIPANAPKDFEKYIGMPLSKVPSPESGFESYADYFQKPFEEAMLSLGIELEYRYQTKEYESGRYDQFLFLALNKRKEVAKILLSFMTDKGKSEGGIVESEYIEKYYPISVYSRFTGKDVTQILGFDGESTVEYKCIETGNIEKVDLSKNRIAKLAWKIDWPMRWGIEKVVFEPGGHDHASPGSSYDVATEIAQKIFNTKEPVFAEYKFVGIQGLGAKMSGSKGNAISPAELLEIYEPKLLKWLYLRKRPDQAFSLAFDTEIYRQYDEFDKEHGGNSIPFKQAVALGQMTQWNIEKIKKLCLDLKVNYDEHSIVIRIPKAKNWLLKYNQDELLVLRDSLNKEYLSTMNEKSIDQVKKLRTELENSQNSIEELEHLVYSIPKDPDLTDKENAPAQKEFFKHVYNLLITKNQGPRLSTFLWAIDRKKVLELLSI; translated from the coding sequence GTGAGACTAGATATCGACAAAGTAAATCTTTCTGATAAAAATTGGACTGAATTAGCCGTAGAAAAAGTCCTAGAAATATTCCCGAAAGAAACAATATACACCTGCGCCGCCGGAATAAGTCCTTCAGGCACAGTGCATTTTGGTAACTTTAGAGACGTGGTAACCTCTTACGCTGTATTCGAAGCGCTAAAAAATAAAGGGTTCATCACCAGATGTATTTTCTCTTGGGATAATTTTGATCGCTTAAGAAAGATACCGGCTAACGCGCCAAAAGATTTTGAGAAATACATAGGTATGCCGTTATCGAAAGTACCAAGTCCAGAATCCGGATTCGAATCTTACGCTGATTATTTCCAGAAACCTTTTGAGGAAGCTATGCTTTCTCTCGGTATAGAACTTGAATATAGATATCAGACCAAAGAATATGAAAGTGGTAGGTACGATCAGTTTTTATTTTTAGCTTTAAATAAAAGGAAAGAAGTAGCTAAAATTCTTCTTTCTTTTATGACTGATAAAGGTAAGAGTGAGGGGGGTATAGTGGAATCGGAATATATAGAAAAATATTATCCTATTTCAGTCTATTCTCGTTTTACCGGAAAAGATGTAACACAAATATTAGGATTCGATGGTGAATCAACAGTGGAGTACAAATGCATCGAAACGGGAAACATAGAAAAAGTAGACCTGTCTAAAAATAGAATCGCTAAGCTTGCGTGGAAGATAGATTGGCCAATGCGATGGGGAATAGAAAAAGTGGTATTTGAACCAGGAGGCCATGATCACGCTTCTCCTGGGAGTAGTTATGATGTAGCAACAGAAATCGCTCAAAAAATATTCAATACCAAAGAACCTGTTTTCGCGGAATATAAATTTGTAGGCATTCAAGGTTTAGGGGCAAAGATGTCGGGTTCAAAAGGTAATGCTATATCTCCGGCAGAATTACTAGAGATATATGAACCAAAACTTTTAAAATGGCTCTACCTTAGAAAGAGGCCAGATCAAGCTTTTAGTTTGGCTTTTGATACCGAGATTTATCGCCAATATGATGAATTCGACAAAGAACATGGAGGAAACTCGATCCCTTTTAAACAGGCAGTAGCCCTAGGGCAAATGACTCAATGGAATATTGAGAAAATTAAAAAACTTTGTCTGGATTTAAAAGTAAATTATGATGAACACTCGATAGTAATACGCATACCCAAAGCTAAAAATTGGCTTTTAAAATACAATCAAGATGAGCTTTTAGTACTTAGAGATTCTCTAAATAAAGAATACCTATCGACTATGAATGAAAAATCTATAGATCAGGTTAAAAAATTAAGAACAGAATTAGAAAATAGTCAAAATTCGATCGAAGAACTTGAACACTTGGTATATTCAATACCCAAAGATCCAGATCTCACTGATAAAGAAAATGCTCCGGCTCAAAAAGAATTTTTTAAACATGTTTACAATCTCCTCATCACCAAAAACCAAGGTCCACGCCTTTCGACCTTCCTCTGGGCCATTGATCGTAAAAAAGTCCTCGAATTATTAAGCATTTAA
- the greA gene encoding transcription elongation factor GreA has translation MEYLTQEKYDELVKELDYLKKIKRKEVAESLNYAKSLGDLSENAEYHEARDAQAAVEDRINHIESILKNAKIVSTHSTDSVSVGSVVTVKKEGDDEKKTYTLVGAEEADIASGKISVTSPFGQAIMGTKKGSSFTFNAPKGPIAYKLVDIK, from the coding sequence ATGGAATATTTAACCCAAGAAAAATACGATGAGCTCGTGAAAGAGCTCGATTATTTAAAGAAAATTAAGCGCAAAGAAGTTGCGGAAAGTTTGAATTACGCAAAATCTTTGGGCGACCTTTCTGAAAACGCCGAATACCATGAAGCTCGTGATGCTCAAGCTGCAGTGGAAGACAGAATAAACCACATTGAATCTATTCTAAAAAATGCAAAAATCGTTTCCACTCACTCAACCGACTCTGTCAGTGTCGGCTCGGTAGTGACTGTCAAAAAAGAAGGTGACGATGAGAAAAAAACTTATACTCTGGTGGGAGCCGAGGAGGCTGACATCGCAAGTGGCAAAATATCGGTTACCTCCCCATTCGGCCAAGCTATCATGGGCACCAAAAAAGGCTCTTCTTTCACTTTCAATGCCCCCAAAGGCCCTATCGCTTACAAGTTGGTTGATATAAAATAG
- a CDS encoding uracil-DNA glycosylase, which produces MDTIEERKEALRKIKDEVIALKKSPLYTFRIENKNLPVIGEGDHFAKIMFIGEAPGRNEAKTGRPFCGAAGKIFDELLASAGIKREDVYVTNIVKDRPPQNRDPLPEEIELYGPFLDRQVEIIQPKVIAGLGRYSSNYVMQKFGLEFELEPIGKMHGKVFDTRTSYGAIKVIPLYHPAVAVYNSHTKDTLKADFEVLIQFKS; this is translated from the coding sequence ATGGACACTATAGAAGAGCGAAAGGAAGCTTTGAGAAAAATAAAAGACGAGGTGATAGCTTTAAAAAAGTCGCCTTTATATACATTTAGAATAGAAAATAAAAATTTACCAGTAATAGGAGAAGGGGATCATTTTGCAAAAATTATGTTTATCGGTGAGGCTCCAGGAAGAAACGAAGCTAAAACTGGGAGACCTTTCTGCGGGGCGGCAGGTAAAATATTTGATGAACTTTTGGCTTCAGCCGGAATAAAAAGGGAAGATGTTTATGTTACAAACATAGTGAAGGATAGGCCCCCTCAAAATCGTGACCCCTTACCAGAAGAAATAGAACTTTACGGACCATTCCTCGACAGGCAAGTAGAAATCATCCAGCCAAAAGTGATAGCCGGGCTCGGCAGGTATTCGAGTAACTATGTAATGCAAAAATTTGGCCTTGAATTTGAGCTGGAGCCCATAGGCAAGATGCATGGTAAAGTTTTCGACACCAGGACAAGCTACGGAGCAATAAAAGTGATCCCTCTTTATCACCCGGCTGTAGCTGTGTATAACTCACACACCAAAGATACCTTGAAAGCTGACTTTGAAGTGCTTATACAGTTTAAGAGCTAA
- a CDS encoding MGMT family protein produces MKSFKEKVYEVVKKIPRGKMLTYKEVGMKAGSPNAYRAVGNIISKNYDPKIPCHRVIGSDGKMHGYNRGIKNKVKILKKEGYLK; encoded by the coding sequence ATGAAATCTTTCAAAGAAAAAGTGTATGAAGTGGTGAAGAAAATTCCTAGAGGGAAGATGCTGACATATAAGGAAGTAGGAATGAAAGCAGGGAGTCCAAATGCCTATAGAGCAGTCGGTAACATAATTTCTAAAAATTATGACCCGAAAATTCCATGCCATCGGGTAATCGGTTCGGACGGCAAAATGCACGGTTATAATCGTGGTATTAAAAACAAAGTTAAAATTTTGAAAAAAGAAGGATATCTGAAATAA